A single genomic interval of Camelina sativa cultivar DH55 chromosome 11, Cs, whole genome shotgun sequence harbors:
- the LOC104727809 gene encoding LOW QUALITY PROTEIN: putative cysteine-rich receptor-like protein kinase 16 (The sequence of the model RefSeq protein was modified relative to this genomic sequence to represent the inferred CDS: substituted 1 base at 1 genomic stop codon): MKLKNLLAIFCFLLVGFPVVFALCGKTGSFTPGDKYDTNRRLLLSTLASNVSARGDFYSNFIGQGYDRVYILGMCIIGVESKVCSDCIDLASKEVIEECTNQTDGLAWPQNGRFCIVRYSNRSFTGSFEIEPKYTMYNVGDIRSSVTNFAELWDDLTSRMIDRASSWSSERMNYAAEAVTLTSFRNLYALMQCTPIISLSDCNICLTVSVRESLECCSGRQGGVVFRPNCVFRWEIYPFSSAFNNLTSASPAQPPISLPPSVGNRNTRTKGGIIGIVIGLAFVISVMLALGFALHRRRRTYQGFASESADDITTSGSLQFEFKTIEAATSNFQMTNKLGHGGFGEVYKAYXRSYELTGTFPNGTEVAVKRLSKNSGQGEQEFKNEVLLVAKLQHKNLVRLVGFVVEREERILVYEFVPNKSLDYFLFDHKKRVQLDWKKQCNIIWGITRGILYLHQDSRLTIIHRDLKASNILLDAEMNPKIADFGMARNFRVDQTEENTGRVVGTFGYMPPEYVANGQFSMKADVYSFGVLVLEIIAGRKSSSFHQIDGSVSNLVTYVWRLWNNESFLELVDPAMGENYDKDEVIRCIHIGLLCVQENPTDRPTMSTIFQMFTNISIILPVPQPPGYVFRARSEPNPLAERLQPGPFTTVSFACSIDDASITSVNPR; the protein is encoded by the exons atgaaactcAAAAATCTATTGgcaatcttttgttttcttcttgtagGCTTTCCTGTTGTGTTTGCACTATGCGGGAAAACTGGTTCCTTTACACCCGGTGATAAGTATGATACAAACCGTCGCCTTCTCCTCTCTACTCTAGCTTCTAATGTCTCAGCTCGAGGCGACTTCTACAGTAATTTTATTGGCCAAGGCTATGATCGGGTATATATTCTCGGGATGTGCATCATAGGTGTTGAATCAAAGGTTTGCTCCGACTGTATCGACCTTGCTTCTAAAGAAGTGATAGAAGAATGTACCAACCAGACAGATGGCCTCGCTTGGCCCCAAAATGGGAGATTTTGTATAGTGCGTTACTCCAACCGTTCTTTTACTGGATCATTCGAGATCGAACCAAAGTATACCATGTACAATGTTGGCGATATCAGATCCTCGGTAACGAACTTTGCTGAACTGTGGGACGACTTAACAAGTCGTATGATAGATAGAGCTAGTTCATGGTCATCTGAACGAATGAACTACGCAGCTGAAGCAGTTACTTTAACGTCTTTCAGGAATTTATACGCGTTAATGCAATGCACACCGATCATATCTTTATCGGATTGCAACATCTGTTTAACTGTAAGTGTCAGAGAATCCCTAGAATGTTGCAGTGGGAGACAGGGTGGGGTTGTTTTTCGTCCTAACTGTGTTTTCAGGTGGGAAATATATCCCTTTTCTTCGGCCTTTAACAACCTTACTTCGGCATCTCCAGCTCAACCCCCAATATCACTCCCACCTTCAGTAGGCAACAGGAACACCAGAACCAAGGGAG GAATTATCGGAATCGTTATTGGTCTCGCCTTTGTGATCAGTGTGATGCTTGCTCTAGGGTTTGCTCTTCATAGGAGGAGAAGAACGTATCAAGGATTTGCTAGTGAGT CTGCAGATGATATTACAACTTCAGGTTCACTTCAATTCGAATTTAAAACTATTGAAGCTGCAACAAGTAATTTTCAAATGACTAACAAGTTAGGTCATGGTGGATTTGGCGAAGTCTACAAGGCATAT TGAAGATCATATGAATTGACAGGAACGTTCCCCAATGGAACAGAAGTTGCTGTGAAGAGGCTCTCTAAAAATTCAGGTCAAGGTGAACAAGAGTTTAAGAACGAGGTGCTTCTTGTAGCTAAGCTCCAACATAAAAATCTGGTTAGACTTGTCGGGTTTGTTGtcgaaagagaagaaaggatACTTGTGTACGAGTTTGTGCCCAATAAAAGTCTCGATTACTTTCTCTTTG ACCATAAAAAGAGGGTTCAGCTGGATTGGAAAAAACAATGCAACATTATCTGGGGAATCACTCGTGGCATTttatatcttcatcaagattcacggCTCACAATCATACATCGTGACCTCAAAGCGAGTAACATTCTCTTAGATGCTGAAATGAACCCAAAAATCGCGGATTTTGGAATGGCAAGAAATTTTAGAGTGGACCAGACTGAAGAAAATACAGGAAGAGTAGTTGGAACATT CGGTTACATGCCTCCCGAGTATGTGGCGAATGGACAGTTCTCGATGAAAGCTGATGTCTATAGTTTCGGAGTATTGGTTCTGGAGATAATTGCTGGCAGAAAGAGTAGTAGCTTCCACCAAATAGATGGTTCAGTAAGCAACTTGGTCACATAT GTTTGGAGGCTTTGGAACAACGAATCATTCTTGGAGCTCGTAGACCCGGCCATGGGAGAGAATTATGATAAAGATGAAGTTATTAGATGCATCCATATCGGGTTATTGTGCGTTCAAGAAAATCCTACAGATCGTCCAACCATGTCTACAATATTTCAGATGTTCactaatatttcaattattctGCCTGTGCCTCAACCACCTGGATATGTCTTCAGGGCCAGATCCGAGCCAAACCCATTAGCGGAGAGATTGCAGCCTGGTCCGTTCACCACCGTGTCGTTTGCTTGTTCCATTGATGATGCATCGATCACAAGTGTTAATCCTCGTTGA